In Armatimonadia bacterium, the following are encoded in one genomic region:
- a CDS encoding DUF456 domain-containing protein, translated as MATLSGLLMILGHLLFVLVLFAGAVLTLLGIPGTLVIVADALVFSALNGWKLPWWFLLVLLGISVLAEVADNVIGAAGVKKYGGSSRGMMWAFVAGMIGAFAGAAVLSPVLGLVGAVVGPLVGGVFGGFAGGYWYERRAGRSVEEAKRAGVGAMLGRVAGTLLKVILAVVMVVLVLTMAYHH; from the coding sequence ATGGCAACCCTCTCTGGCCTGCTGATGATCCTGGGTCACCTCCTCTTCGTGCTGGTGCTCTTTGCCGGCGCGGTGCTGACGCTGCTGGGTATCCCGGGCACCCTGGTCATCGTCGCCGACGCTCTCGTCTTCTCGGCCCTCAATGGTTGGAAGCTTCCCTGGTGGTTCCTGCTGGTCTTGCTCGGCATCTCGGTTCTTGCCGAGGTCGCCGACAATGTGATCGGGGCGGCGGGAGTGAAGAAGTACGGGGGCTCCTCCAGGGGGATGATGTGGGCCTTCGTGGCAGGCATGATCGGGGCCTTCGCGGGCGCTGCGGTGCTAAGCCCGGTCCTCGGTCTCGTCGGTGCGGTCGTGGGGCCCCTGGTCGGGGGAGTGTTCGGCGGCTTCGCCGGCGGCTACTGGTACGAGCGCCGCGCGGGCCGATCTGTGGAGGAAGCCAAGCGCGCCGGAGTTGGCGCGATGCTCGGCCGGGTCGCAGGGACGCTGCTCAAAGTCATCCTCGCTGTCGTGATGGTCGTCCTCGTCCTCACCATGGCATATCACCACTAG
- a CDS encoding SH3 domain-containing protein, which translates to MNNNKIVLALAALALWGLPSLASAKTGWVDASVLNVRKSPGTSSESVGTLTRGQKVEVSAFREDRWCRVSLSGGKSGWVKEEYVRFTAPSSSSSSSSSSKSTKVTAAWIEPEIANLRKGPDVGTDCAAQVKRGTKVYVVASDGGWRKVKSEGGTWGWIRSDLLVTDPAAGRKPASSGTTPDFAPVPVWIKENVVNVRSGPSVGYSMVGQLTKGDKIYVISSQGDWRKCRTPNGYGWVLRELLETDAHKGRALAGSGGSNGDKAYCVGSSVYLREGPSTSSSSLGQLRQGDTVWVKDEKGLWCKVATLDGRSGWIAGWYVRRHGAQTTIAKSPDDPAPSSRAGDDEEPQVEGQLKPFRAWISDDGTNVRYGAGTDRDVKFSLSKATPVTVVDTQGQWCKVRTTAGNDGWAAGWVLDFQPPGQAEATKVVNGERTEAKAGWINRPSVNVRKGASTSEAVVTQAPLGTEVVIIDQKSDWFKVAFTDGTMGWVNQDLVKTRAEHYGNGSSGSGISSSTSITGSSGSGSGRAVVREAMRHLGKPYVRGGDGPEVFDCSGLTSYVYRQFGVELARTTTGQYLQGRPVSRDELELGDVLVFQNTYRAGISHVGIYIGQGNFIHAANSRSGVKISDLGSGYYADHYAGARRIF; encoded by the coding sequence ATGAATAACAACAAGATAGTACTGGCCCTGGCGGCGTTGGCGCTCTGGGGTCTCCCGAGTCTGGCATCGGCCAAGACGGGTTGGGTAGACGCATCGGTACTTAACGTCCGGAAGTCGCCGGGCACCAGCAGCGAATCAGTTGGTACCCTCACACGCGGCCAGAAGGTTGAGGTCTCCGCTTTCCGCGAGGACCGCTGGTGCCGCGTCTCTCTCTCTGGCGGGAAGTCGGGCTGGGTCAAGGAAGAGTACGTCCGCTTCACCGCTCCCTCCTCGAGTTCCAGTTCGAGCTCGAGCTCAAAGTCCACCAAGGTCACGGCCGCGTGGATCGAGCCCGAGATCGCCAACCTACGCAAGGGGCCCGATGTCGGTACGGACTGCGCCGCACAAGTGAAGCGCGGCACGAAGGTCTATGTCGTCGCTAGCGATGGCGGCTGGCGGAAGGTCAAGTCCGAGGGCGGCACCTGGGGCTGGATCCGTTCCGACCTGCTGGTCACCGATCCGGCCGCCGGACGGAAACCGGCCTCCTCCGGGACGACGCCCGACTTCGCACCCGTACCGGTGTGGATCAAGGAGAACGTGGTCAACGTTCGCAGCGGCCCGTCGGTCGGCTACTCCATGGTCGGCCAGCTCACCAAGGGTGACAAGATCTACGTCATCAGCTCCCAGGGGGACTGGCGCAAGTGCCGGACTCCGAACGGCTACGGCTGGGTCCTGCGCGAGCTGCTTGAGACCGACGCCCACAAGGGTCGGGCTCTCGCGGGCAGCGGAGGCTCCAATGGTGACAAGGCCTATTGCGTGGGAAGCTCCGTGTACCTGCGCGAGGGTCCCAGCACCAGCTCCAGCTCTCTGGGGCAACTCCGTCAGGGCGACACGGTATGGGTCAAGGACGAGAAGGGGCTGTGGTGCAAGGTCGCGACCCTCGACGGTCGTAGCGGCTGGATTGCCGGCTGGTACGTCCGCCGTCACGGCGCACAGACCACCATCGCCAAGAGCCCTGATGACCCTGCGCCCAGCTCACGTGCCGGTGACGACGAGGAGCCTCAGGTCGAGGGCCAGCTCAAGCCCTTCCGCGCCTGGATCTCCGACGACGGGACGAATGTCCGCTATGGTGCCGGCACTGACCGCGACGTCAAGTTCTCGCTCAGCAAGGCCACGCCCGTAACGGTCGTCGACACTCAGGGCCAGTGGTGCAAGGTCCGCACTACTGCAGGCAATGACGGCTGGGCCGCCGGATGGGTCCTCGACTTCCAGCCGCCGGGACAGGCTGAGGCCACCAAGGTCGTCAACGGAGAGCGCACCGAAGCCAAGGCCGGCTGGATCAACCGCCCCAGCGTCAATGTCCGCAAGGGCGCAAGCACCAGCGAGGCTGTGGTCACCCAGGCTCCTCTCGGTACCGAGGTCGTCATCATCGACCAGAAGTCCGACTGGTTCAAGGTCGCCTTCACCGACGGAACCATGGGCTGGGTGAATCAGGACCTCGTGAAGACCCGGGCCGAGCACTACGGCAATGGCTCCTCCGGATCGGGTATCTCGTCGTCCACCAGCATCACCGGCAGTTCCGGATCAGGAAGCGGCCGTGCCGTCGTCCGCGAGGCCATGAGGCACCTGGGCAAGCCCTATGTCCGTGGCGGCGACGGACCGGAGGTCTTTGACTGCTCCGGCCTGACCTCCTATGTCTACCGCCAGTTCGGCGTCGAGTTGGCCCGGACAACCACGGGGCAGTACCTCCAGGGACGCCCCGTGAGCCGCGACGAGTTGGAGCTCGGCGACGTGCTGGTGTTCCAGAACACCTACCGGGCGGGCATCTCACACGTCGGCATCTACATTGGGCAGGGCAACTTCATCCATGCCGCCAACAGCCGCTCCGGCGTGAAGATCTCCGACTTGGGCTCGGGTTACTACGCCGACCACTACGCGGGTGCGCGGCGGATCTTCTAG
- a CDS encoding MBL fold metallo-hydrolase, with protein sequence MQLDFVGTGAADYLQALTCSCPICREARQLAGRNLRTFSSLLIDRSLLIDCGPTAAWRLAEMHVRPEAIGHLLITHAHSDHLDPESLRALTRGRAAAGLEPLQVWGNEATVRKLASVDGPLEAHEIHAGDELDLGTWQVLTLPARHDWTNQNSLTYVISNGDASVLYATDTAWPEDLWWQLLDGRHLTGAVIESTFGPLDADGHPDCLTHHLNWATLCRLSSELRDKGLLTDGAPVYATHLSQHFVPIHDRFVEQACHPGLSVAYDGLSVELS encoded by the coding sequence ATGCAACTGGACTTCGTTGGAACCGGCGCTGCAGACTACCTGCAGGCCCTGACCTGCTCATGTCCCATCTGTCGTGAGGCCCGTCAACTCGCCGGGCGGAACCTGCGCACCTTCTCCAGCCTCCTCATCGATCGTTCGCTGCTCATCGACTGCGGACCGACGGCTGCCTGGCGACTGGCCGAAATGCACGTCAGGCCCGAGGCGATCGGACACCTGCTGATCACCCACGCCCACAGCGACCATCTTGACCCGGAGTCGCTCCGCGCCTTGACGAGAGGTCGCGCAGCCGCCGGTCTCGAGCCGCTGCAGGTGTGGGGCAACGAGGCAACAGTGCGCAAGCTCGCCTCGGTCGACGGTCCTCTCGAGGCCCACGAGATTCACGCGGGCGATGAGCTCGACCTGGGGACCTGGCAGGTGCTCACCTTGCCTGCCCGCCACGACTGGACGAATCAGAACTCGCTGACCTATGTGATCAGCAACGGGGACGCCTCGGTGCTGTACGCCACCGACACGGCATGGCCCGAAGACCTCTGGTGGCAGCTCCTCGACGGGCGTCATCTGACGGGCGCCGTGATCGAGTCCACCTTCGGCCCGCTGGACGCTGACGGTCACCCCGACTGCCTCACTCATCATCTGAACTGGGCAACCCTGTGCCGCCTGTCGAGTGAGCTGCGCGACAAGGGCCTGCTGACCGACGGGGCTCCCGTGTACGCGACTCACCTGAGCCAGCACTTCGTCCCGATCCACGACCGCTTCGTCGAGCAGGCCTGCCACCCGGGTCTGTCGGTCGCCTATGACGGACTCTCGGTCGAGTTGTCCTGA
- a CDS encoding DUF4832 domain-containing protein: MKSLYAGLGTLIYMVVMTMTASAQAPEGREVVHPQDTGEALCNPGMGWVFHYYDNNPRNYGSRLEPSDTVDEFPGMTVIYLRIPWSYVEPEEGHFNWAVVDAPAQRWIDKGKQVAFRFSCSESWMRWATPEWVKKAGANGYNFTPGRGVVEDGPFWEPDYDDPIFLEKLGNFLAAAAKRYDGNPEVAFIDVGSFGVWGEGHTFASTRLPFSGDTVRRHIDLHRKYFTRTLLAANDDFSSQGRGDETIDYAREQGLTLRDDSILVQGGKNAYFHANFAQGFWPNLPVILESEHYGGSRDRGCWQDGSLYLQAVEDYHASYASIHWWPREFLQECGDLIHRINLRLGYRLQLTEASWPRKVKFGEPMQFTCRWRNAGVAPCLPGGFPCVTLKDRKGGIVATYVDDSFDMRSLAVAAPGEAPETEQALSVSLPYYAQGGTYDIYVSVGSRTGTPQIALPLPDGDGHRRYRLGTLQVQADYDVTVGALQPAKQGWSLPLKWTVHAAAPAGVRPFCHFDRGGRIIFQGNPASAQAASVLETPGESSVDCLFSVPAEAAGSTFEVWVGLFLPSRIGQSDERLSPDRGETDRRILIGTLEVSADGRPTFEPKER, encoded by the coding sequence ATGAAGAGTCTCTATGCCGGCCTCGGCACCCTTATCTACATGGTGGTGATGACCATGACGGCCTCTGCACAAGCCCCCGAGGGGCGAGAAGTGGTACACCCGCAGGACACCGGGGAGGCGCTCTGCAATCCCGGGATGGGCTGGGTGTTCCACTACTATGACAACAACCCGCGCAACTATGGTTCGCGTCTCGAGCCCAGCGACACCGTCGACGAGTTCCCCGGCATGACGGTGATCTACCTGCGTATCCCCTGGTCCTACGTCGAGCCCGAGGAGGGCCACTTCAACTGGGCAGTGGTCGATGCCCCGGCCCAGCGCTGGATCGACAAGGGCAAGCAGGTCGCCTTCCGGTTCTCCTGCTCAGAGTCCTGGATGCGCTGGGCGACGCCCGAGTGGGTGAAGAAGGCTGGAGCCAACGGGTACAACTTCACGCCCGGCCGCGGCGTCGTGGAGGACGGGCCCTTCTGGGAGCCCGACTACGACGACCCTATCTTCCTCGAGAAGCTCGGCAACTTCCTCGCCGCAGCCGCCAAGCGCTATGATGGCAACCCCGAGGTGGCCTTCATCGACGTAGGCTCCTTCGGTGTCTGGGGCGAGGGCCACACCTTCGCCAGCACCCGTCTGCCCTTCTCGGGCGACACCGTGCGCCGTCACATCGACCTGCACCGCAAGTACTTCACCCGCACGCTGCTGGCGGCCAACGACGACTTCTCCTCGCAGGGGCGCGGCGACGAGACGATTGACTATGCGCGGGAGCAGGGGCTGACGCTCCGCGACGACAGCATTCTCGTGCAGGGTGGCAAGAACGCTTACTTCCATGCGAACTTCGCCCAGGGCTTTTGGCCGAACCTGCCGGTGATCCTGGAGAGTGAGCACTACGGTGGCTCCCGCGACCGTGGCTGCTGGCAGGATGGGTCGCTCTACCTGCAGGCGGTCGAGGACTACCATGCCAGCTACGCCTCGATCCACTGGTGGCCTCGCGAGTTCCTTCAGGAGTGCGGCGACCTCATCCACCGCATCAACCTGCGCCTGGGCTACCGGCTGCAACTGACCGAGGCCTCCTGGCCGCGCAAGGTGAAGTTTGGCGAGCCGATGCAGTTCACCTGCCGCTGGCGCAATGCCGGAGTAGCGCCTTGTCTCCCCGGCGGTTTCCCCTGCGTGACACTCAAGGACCGCAAGGGCGGGATCGTCGCGACCTACGTAGACGACAGCTTCGATATGCGCTCGCTCGCAGTCGCGGCGCCGGGTGAGGCGCCGGAGACGGAGCAGGCCCTGAGCGTGTCGCTGCCCTACTATGCCCAGGGCGGTACCTATGATATATATGTCTCGGTCGGCAGTCGCACCGGGACGCCGCAGATCGCCTTGCCCTTGCCCGACGGCGATGGGCATCGTCGCTACCGCCTCGGCACGCTCCAGGTGCAGGCCGACTACGACGTCACCGTCGGCGCCTTGCAGCCGGCGAAGCAGGGCTGGTCGCTGCCGCTGAAGTGGACGGTCCACGCAGCCGCTCCAGCCGGGGTGAGGCCCTTCTGCCACTTCGACCGCGGCGGCCGGATCATCTTCCAGGGCAACCCCGCCTCGGCGCAGGCAGCGAGTGTCCTCGAGACGCCCGGCGAGTCCTCTGTTGACTGCCTCTTCTCCGTCCCGGCCGAAGCGGCGGGGAGCACCTTTGAGGTGTGGGTCGGTCTGTTCTTGCCCTCGCGAATCGGCCAGTCGGATGAGCGCCTGAGTCCGGACCGAGGCGAGACCGATCGACGGATCCTGATCGGCACCCTGGAAGTCTCCGCCGACGGTCGGCCGACCTTCGAACCGAAGGAGCGCTGA
- a CDS encoding PHP-associated domain-containing protein: protein MYPFEIHSHTKEHSACSRVPVEHLLARADELGLAGIVVTDHHYQWPQAELEKIARRVTRNGLVVLSAYELTTADPRTGAHAGDLLVFGGPDDAVMPIWTPYEEACARAHELGAVTISAHPFREGMGAGDRIYYMDIDGIEIYNQNHSRLDVLRARQAVQKAGFLGVAGSDAHRAVQVAQFLTVFERPVRSMEDFKRELLARRFHLASNRPDIN, encoded by the coding sequence GTGTACCCCTTCGAGATCCACAGTCATACGAAAGAGCATTCCGCGTGCTCACGAGTTCCCGTAGAGCACCTGCTGGCCCGTGCCGACGAACTCGGCCTGGCCGGCATCGTTGTGACCGACCATCACTACCAGTGGCCGCAGGCTGAGCTGGAGAAGATCGCAAGGCGCGTCACCCGCAACGGCCTTGTGGTTCTGAGCGCCTACGAGCTGACCACTGCCGATCCGCGCACTGGTGCCCATGCCGGAGACCTGCTAGTCTTCGGCGGTCCCGACGATGCGGTGATGCCCATCTGGACGCCCTACGAGGAGGCCTGCGCTCGGGCCCATGAGCTCGGTGCAGTCACCATCTCGGCCCATCCCTTCCGTGAAGGCATGGGTGCGGGCGACCGAATCTACTACATGGACATCGACGGGATCGAGATCTACAACCAGAATCATTCGCGCCTGGATGTCCTGCGAGCACGCCAGGCCGTCCAGAAGGCCGGGTTCCTGGGAGTCGCCGGAAGCGATGCACACCGGGCTGTTCAGGTGGCCCAGTTCCTTACGGTCTTCGAGCGGCCGGTGCGGAGCATGGAGGACTTCAAGCGCGAGCTACTCGCCCGGCGCTTCCATCTGGCCTCCAACCGCCCCGACATCAACTGA
- a CDS encoding metallophosphoesterase — translation MKEETPRQGTGASRWRLLGPLGCLALLTALVGTTVVAFLEPHWLQVVRTEVGIAGLPPGFDGLRVVQLTDIHRGPYTSTEQVRAAVDLANSLQPDLIVLTGDYCHRSAKYIPDCFRELSRLRAPLGVYGVLGNHDHWADAGLSRSEMARAGIHELTNRHWCLERKGDRLYLAGVGDLWADQQRLDEALKGVPAEARVLLLSHNPDYNEKLQDRRVKLMLAGHTHGGQVVLPLLGPLVIPSRYGSKYAAGLIHDGWKQVYVSRGVGVIIPPVRLNCRPEVSLLTLRRE, via the coding sequence ATGAAGGAGGAGACACCCCGGCAAGGCACCGGCGCCTCGCGGTGGCGACTGCTCGGTCCGCTTGGCTGCCTGGCATTGCTGACGGCGCTGGTCGGTACCACTGTGGTGGCCTTCCTGGAGCCGCACTGGCTGCAGGTCGTCCGCACGGAAGTCGGCATCGCCGGTCTGCCTCCGGGCTTCGACGGACTGCGGGTCGTGCAGCTCACCGATATCCACCGCGGTCCCTATACCAGCACTGAACAGGTGCGGGCTGCCGTGGATCTCGCCAACAGCCTGCAGCCGGATCTGATCGTCCTGACCGGCGACTACTGCCACCGCAGCGCAAAGTACATCCCGGATTGCTTCCGAGAGTTGTCTCGACTGAGAGCACCCCTCGGTGTCTACGGGGTACTGGGCAACCACGACCACTGGGCCGACGCCGGTCTGAGCAGGTCCGAGATGGCCCGGGCCGGGATCCACGAGCTCACCAACCGCCACTGGTGTCTCGAGCGCAAGGGCGACCGGCTCTACCTGGCCGGTGTGGGTGACCTCTGGGCCGACCAGCAGCGGCTCGACGAGGCTCTCAAAGGCGTGCCCGCGGAGGCTAGGGTCCTGCTGCTGTCGCACAACCCGGACTACAATGAGAAGTTGCAGGATCGGCGGGTCAAGCTCATGCTGGCTGGACACACGCACGGCGGGCAGGTGGTCTTGCCCCTGCTGGGGCCGCTGGTCATCCCCTCGCGATACGGCTCCAAGTACGCGGCGGGGCTGATCCACGACGGCTGGAAGCAGGTCTACGTGTCACGCGGTGTGGGAGTCATCATCCCTCCGGTGCGGTTGAACTGTCGCCCCGAGGTGTCCTTGCTCACCCTGCGTCGGGAGTGA
- a CDS encoding DUF177 domain-containing protein — MKAKLSQLMGRATCEVEAPVPPGVGAEFRGPVKGQVVLTNAGATISARGHLSATAVCECSRCLLKHEVPLEVEVNEECRLAQIDEPPAPGEEEPQSIPILDADLVDLSELVRQVLAINVPPRSLCRPDCRGLCPHCGKNLNAGPCSCKAEGPDPRWAALRGLR; from the coding sequence ATGAAGGCGAAACTCTCTCAACTGATGGGGCGGGCGACGTGCGAGGTGGAAGCGCCCGTTCCTCCGGGTGTGGGCGCCGAGTTCCGGGGCCCTGTGAAGGGTCAGGTCGTCCTGACAAACGCCGGGGCGACGATCAGCGCCCGTGGCCACCTGAGTGCTACGGCAGTGTGCGAGTGTAGTCGCTGCCTGCTCAAGCATGAGGTGCCGCTGGAAGTAGAGGTCAACGAGGAGTGCCGGCTGGCCCAGATCGACGAGCCTCCGGCGCCGGGTGAGGAGGAGCCGCAGTCGATTCCGATCCTGGACGCCGACCTGGTGGATCTGAGCGAGTTGGTTCGTCAGGTGCTGGCGATCAACGTTCCTCCTCGGTCCCTATGCCGGCCGGACTGTCGGGGACTGTGCCCCCACTGCGGCAAGAACCTCAACGCCGGACCGTGTTCGTGCAAGGCGGAGGGTCCCGATCCCCGGTGGGCTGCCCTGCGAGGCCTCCGGTAG
- the rpmF gene encoding 50S ribosomal protein L32, with product MALPKRKHSNARTNKRRANWKLEQPSLTECSNCHAMILTHNACPKCGYYRGRKVDHTIKGDDKKKREGK from the coding sequence ATGGCTCTGCCGAAACGCAAACATTCAAATGCCCGTACCAACAAGCGCCGGGCGAACTGGAAGCTCGAGCAGCCTTCCCTCACCGAGTGCAGCAACTGCCACGCCATGATCCTTACGCACAACGCCTGCCCGAAGTGTGGGTACTACCGGGGGCGGAAGGTCGACCATACCATCAAAGGGGACGACAAGAAGAAGCGCGAGGGTAAGTAG
- the plsX gene encoding phosphate acyltransferase PlsX: MIIALDAMGGDFAPEEIVKGAILAQDELEAQIALVGSQERIAPILEQAHASDRLFIRHASEVVEMEDSPRVALRSKPDSSVAQTVNMVLKGEAQACVSAGNSGAYMALCHTRLRTIPGIDRPAIALFFPTAAGPRVILDAGANADCKPAYLQQFGIMGSVYAEFALGLERPRVGVLSIGTESHKGNELTQAAMPLLAEAPINFIGNVEGDQIFGDEVDVVVCDGFVGNVVLKVAEGLAGMLFSSIKKSIARSMKAKLGALLLKDAFGDFRRQFDYQAYGGALLLGVNGICVVSHGKSDAQAIKNALLVAERSARAQVVEHVRETCQGLMETSQSLSV, from the coding sequence ATGATCATCGCGCTCGATGCGATGGGAGGCGATTTCGCGCCCGAAGAGATAGTCAAAGGCGCGATTCTCGCCCAGGATGAACTCGAAGCTCAGATAGCGCTGGTCGGCTCCCAGGAGCGGATCGCACCGATCCTGGAGCAAGCGCATGCTTCGGACCGTCTGTTCATCCGTCATGCTTCCGAGGTCGTCGAGATGGAGGACAGCCCGCGTGTGGCCCTCCGCAGCAAGCCCGACTCCTCCGTCGCCCAGACTGTGAACATGGTGCTCAAGGGGGAGGCACAGGCCTGCGTCTCTGCCGGTAACAGCGGTGCCTACATGGCCCTGTGCCACACCCGTCTGCGGACGATTCCGGGCATCGACCGTCCGGCCATCGCCCTGTTCTTCCCGACTGCTGCCGGTCCCCGCGTCATTCTCGATGCGGGGGCAAATGCCGACTGCAAGCCGGCCTACCTGCAGCAGTTCGGCATCATGGGCAGCGTGTACGCTGAGTTCGCCCTCGGTCTCGAGCGGCCCCGGGTCGGGGTCTTGAGCATCGGCACCGAGTCGCACAAGGGCAACGAGCTCACCCAGGCAGCCATGCCGTTGCTGGCCGAGGCCCCCATCAACTTCATCGGGAATGTCGAAGGTGACCAGATCTTCGGGGATGAGGTAGATGTGGTGGTCTGTGACGGCTTCGTTGGCAACGTCGTCCTGAAGGTGGCAGAGGGGCTGGCGGGGATGCTCTTCTCCTCGATCAAGAAGAGCATCGCACGCAGCATGAAGGCGAAACTCGGCGCCCTGCTGCTCAAGGACGCCTTTGGGGATTTCCGTCGTCAGTTCGACTATCAGGCCTATGGCGGCGCGCTCTTGCTGGGCGTCAACGGCATTTGCGTGGTGAGCCACGGCAAATCCGATGCCCAGGCGATCAAGAACGCGCTGCTCGTGGCGGAACGATCCGCCAGGGCGCAAGTGGTAGAGCATGTCCGTGAGACCTGCCAAGGTCTCATGGAGACAAGCCAGAGCCTTAGCGTCTGA
- a CDS encoding beta-ketoacyl-ACP synthase III, with the protein METRGACIMGLGSYAPERVLTNDDLSRIVDTNDEWILDHTGIRERRIVAEDQATSDLACEAARRAMEDAGVSPAQIQLILVATVSPDHHMPATACLVQDKLGIKGAGAFDLVCGCTGWVQALVTGAQYVQSGSMDHVLVIGADSLSRITDWTDRATCVLFGDGACAAVLGPCEPGQGLLAFRMDTIGEAAPLLAIPGGGSKMRMTPELLAEHMDCVKMNGHEVFKLAVRGCPDIAAATLEQAGLDPHEVDVLVMHQANLRIIEAAAKRLDIPYDRLPINIDRYGNTSAATIGLALDEYRRDHELKTGDVVLFVAFGAGFALASAVFRWV; encoded by the coding sequence ATGGAAACCCGTGGCGCGTGCATCATGGGGCTGGGTTCCTACGCCCCGGAGAGAGTGCTCACCAACGACGATCTGAGTCGGATCGTCGATACCAACGATGAGTGGATCCTAGACCACACGGGCATCCGTGAGCGTCGCATCGTTGCCGAGGATCAGGCGACCTCCGACCTGGCCTGCGAGGCAGCCAGGCGGGCCATGGAGGACGCCGGCGTCTCCCCCGCGCAAATCCAACTGATTCTTGTTGCAACCGTCAGCCCCGACCACCACATGCCGGCTACAGCCTGCCTCGTTCAGGACAAGCTGGGCATCAAGGGTGCCGGGGCCTTCGACCTTGTCTGTGGCTGCACGGGGTGGGTTCAGGCTCTCGTCACCGGCGCGCAGTACGTCCAGTCCGGCTCTATGGACCATGTGCTGGTGATCGGCGCGGACAGCTTGAGCCGTATCACCGATTGGACCGACCGCGCCACCTGTGTCCTCTTCGGCGACGGTGCCTGCGCTGCTGTTCTTGGCCCCTGCGAGCCTGGCCAGGGGCTGCTTGCCTTCCGCATGGACACGATCGGGGAGGCAGCTCCGCTTCTGGCCATCCCCGGCGGCGGCAGCAAGATGAGGATGACCCCCGAGCTTCTGGCCGAGCACATGGACTGCGTCAAGATGAACGGCCACGAGGTCTTCAAGCTGGCCGTCCGAGGTTGTCCGGACATCGCCGCCGCAACTCTCGAGCAGGCCGGGCTTGACCCGCACGAAGTCGACGTTCTGGTGATGCACCAGGCCAACCTGCGCATCATTGAGGCAGCGGCGAAGCGTCTGGACATCCCCTACGATCGTCTGCCCATCAACATCGACCGCTACGGGAACACCTCGGCGGCCACCATCGGCCTGGCGCTGGACGAGTACCGACGCGACCACGAGCTGAAGACGGGCGACGTTGTCCTGTTCGTCGCTTTCGGGGCCGGGTTTGCCCTGGCTTCTGCCGTATTCCGTTGGGTGTAG
- a CDS encoding acyl-CoA dehydrogenase family protein, producing MDFAFTEEQQEIFDAVAEICKDFKATSRQVDESGEYPWANIQVMRDCDLFGIPVPEEYGGMGMGYLEWAVIGEMLSSACTTTGAVYGAHMLALYPIMAFGNEEQKQKYLTRLATGESIGAMGLTEPAVGSDAGSVQTRAEKRGDKYILNGTKIFITNAGDAEVYVVVANLHPEKGTRGLTAFIIEKDFPGFTFGKNEKKMAYPSLSNRELIFEDCEVPLENLLYKEGRGFRVAMDLLDVGRIGMAIGAVGLAQAAYEAAVQYALVREQFGRKISEFQAIQHHLANMAMDIECSRNLAYKAAWMKDQGVEFSKIAAMAKLYSSEAANRVCDRAVQVHGGHGYTAEFDVERYYREAKLFDIVEGTSEIQRNVVAVNLLREAIGK from the coding sequence ATGGATTTCGCCTTCACCGAGGAACAGCAGGAGATCTTCGACGCCGTTGCCGAGATCTGCAAGGATTTCAAGGCCACGTCGCGCCAGGTAGATGAGTCCGGCGAGTACCCCTGGGCCAACATCCAGGTCATGCGTGACTGCGACCTCTTCGGGATTCCCGTCCCTGAGGAGTACGGCGGCATGGGCATGGGCTACCTCGAGTGGGCTGTTATCGGCGAGATGCTCAGCTCGGCCTGCACCACCACCGGAGCCGTCTACGGCGCCCATATGCTGGCCCTGTACCCCATCATGGCTTTCGGCAACGAAGAGCAGAAGCAGAAGTACCTCACCCGCCTCGCTACCGGTGAGAGCATCGGCGCCATGGGCCTCACCGAGCCCGCCGTCGGCTCTGATGCAGGTTCCGTTCAGACGCGTGCCGAGAAGCGCGGCGACAAGTACATTCTCAACGGCACCAAGATCTTCATCACCAACGCCGGCGACGCAGAGGTCTACGTGGTCGTGGCCAACCTGCACCCCGAGAAGGGGACCCGCGGCCTGACCGCCTTCATCATCGAGAAGGACTTCCCCGGCTTCACCTTCGGCAAGAACGAGAAGAAGATGGCCTACCCCTCGCTGTCGAACCGCGAGCTCATCTTTGAGGACTGCGAAGTGCCGCTGGAGAACCTGCTGTACAAAGAGGGCCGGGGCTTCCGCGTAGCCATGGACCTGCTCGACGTGGGCCGCATCGGCATGGCCATCGGCGCCGTCGGTCTCGCGCAGGCCGCCTACGAGGCCGCCGTCCAGTATGCGCTGGTACGCGAGCAGTTCGGCCGCAAGATCAGCGAGTTCCAGGCCATCCAGCATCACCTGGCCAACATGGCCATGGACATCGAGTGCTCCCGCAACCTGGCCTACAAGGCCGCCTGGATGAAGGACCAGGGCGTGGAGTTCTCCAAGATCGCCGCCATGGCGAAGCTGTACAGCTCCGAAGCCGCCAATCGCGTCTGCGACAGGGCTGTCCAGGTCCACGGTGGCCATGGCTACACCGCCGAGTTCGACGTGGAGCGCTACTACCGCGAGGCCAAGCTCTTCGATATCGTTGAGGGGACCTCGGAGATCCAGCGTAACGTCGTCGCCGTCAACCTGCTGCGCGAGGCCATCGGCAAGTAG